A window of the Lolium perenne isolate Kyuss_39 chromosome 7, Kyuss_2.0, whole genome shotgun sequence genome harbors these coding sequences:
- the LOC127311346 gene encoding coatomer subunit beta'-1 isoform X3 codes for MPLRLEIKRKFAQRSERVKSVDLHPTEPWILASLYSGSVCIWDYQSQTMVKSFETSELPVRSAKFVSRKQWVVAGADDMHIRVYNYNTMDKVKVIDAHTDYIRCVAVHPTLPYVLSSSDDMLIKLWDWDKGWMCTQIFEGHSHYVMQVTFNPKDTNTFASASLDRTTKIWSLGSPDPNFTLDGHQKGVNCVDYFTGGDRPYLITGSDDSTAKVWDYQTKSCVQTLEGHTHNVSAVCFHPELPIIITGSEDGTVRIWHSTTYRLENTLNYGLERVWAVGYMKGSRRMVIGYDEGTIMIKMGREVPVASMDSSGKVIWAKHNEIQTVNIKSVGANFEATDGERLPLAVKELGSCDLYPQNLKHNPNGRFVVVCGDGEYIIYTALAWRNRSFGSALEFAWSSEGEYAIRESTSRIKLFNKSFQEKKTIRPAFSAERIFGGVLLAMCSSDFICFYDWADCRLIRRIDVNVKNVYWADSGDLVAIASDTSFYILKYNRDVVAAYLEGGKPVDEEGAEDAFELLHEVNERVRTGIWVGDCFIYNNSSWRLNYCVGGEVTTMYHLDRPMYLLGYLANQSRVYLIDKQFNVIGYTLLLSLIEYKTLVMRGDLESANEILPSIPKAQYNSVAHFLESRGMLEEALEIATDADYKFDLAVQLGKLEIAKDIAVEAQSESKWKQLGELAMSTGKLEAAEECLLQAKDLSGLLLLYSSLGDAGGIEKLASLAKEHGKNNVAFLCLFMLGKLENCIQLLVDSNRIPEAALMARSYLPSKVSEIVALWRKDLIKVNPKAADSLADPAEYPNLFEDWQVALTVEQNVAAQRGHYPSADEYLNYAEKSDSTLVEAFKRMQVIEDEEEVDALDESGEPDEEVMEENETEENTDEAVQVDTDEPEETVLVNGTEVLTQHDE; via the exons ATG CCGCTCAGGTTGGAGATCAAG AGGAAGTTCGCGCAGCGGTCGGAGAGGGTCAAGTCGGTGGATCTGCACCCCACGGAGCCATG GATCCTGGCCAGCTTGTACTCGGGAAGTGTGTGCATCTGGGACTATCAGTCGCAG ACCATGGTGAAATCATTTGAAACTTCAGAGCTGCCAG TGCGGTCGGCAAAATTTGTGTCAAGGAAACAATGGGTTGTAGCTGGTGCAGATGATATGCACATTCGTGTCTACAACTACAATACTATGGACAAAGTTAAAGTTATCGACGCTCATACTGATTACATCAGATGTGTTGCAGTCCATCCAACTCTTCCATATGTGCTTTCATCATCTGATGACATGTTGATAAAGCTGTGGGACTGGGACAAAGGGTGGATGTGCACTCAAATCTTTGAGGGGCATTCACACTATGTCATGCAGGTTACTTTCAATCCTAAGGATACTAACACTTTCGCAAGTGCATCCCTTGACCGCACTACAAAG ATATGGAGTTTGGGTTCTCCAGATCCAAATTTTACCCTTGATGGACATCAAAAGGGTGTGAACTGTGTTGATTACTTTACTGGTGGTGACAGGCCCTATTTGATTACTGGTTCTGATGACTCCACTGCAAAG GTCTGGGATTACCAAACTAAGAGCTGTGTTCAGACACTTGAAGGCCATACACACAACGTTTCTGCTGTTTGTTTCCATCCTGAGCTTCCTATAATCATTACTGGATCTGAAGATGGGACAGTTCGTATCTGGCATTCGACAACTTACAG GCTTGAAAACACGCTAAACTATGGCCTTGAACGAGTCTGGGCTGTTGGATATATGAAGGGATCAAGAAG AATGGTGATTGGTTATGATGAGGGAACTATTATGATTAAAATGGGCCGTGAAGTACCTGTTGCAAGTATGGATAGCAGTGGAAAAGTCATTTGGGCAAAACATAACGAGATACAAACTGTGAATATAAAGAGTGTTGGTGCAAACTTTGAG GCTACAGATGGGGAAAGATTGCCCCTGGCTGTGAAGGAGTTGGGAAGCTGTGATCTTTACCCACAG AACTTGAAGCATAACCCCAACGGCAGATTTGTAGTTGTATGCGGAGATGGTGAATACATAATCTATACAGCACTGGCTTGGAGGAATAGATCATTTGGATCAGCATTAGAGTTCGCTTGGTCATCCGAAGGAGAGTATGCAATCAGAGAAAGTACATCAAGAATAAAGCTTTTCAATAAATCATTCCAG GAGAAGAAAACCATCCGTCCTGCATTCTCTGCAGAGCGAATCTTTGGCGGTGTACTTTTGGCAATGTGTTCTAGTGACTTCATTTGCTTTTATGACTGGGCTGACTGTAGACTAATACGCCGAATTGATGTGAATGTCAAG AATGTCTACTGGGCGGATAGTGGTGACCTAGTTGCAATAGCAAGTGATACATCGTTCTACATCCTGAAGTACAAC AGAGATGTTGTTGCTGCTTATCTAGAAGGTGGAAAGCCTGTGGATGAGGAAGGCGCTGAAGATGCTTTTGAGCTGCTTCATGAGGTCAATGAGCGAGTGCGAACAGGGATCTGGGTTGGAGACTGCTTTATTTATAACAACTCATCTTGGCGCTTAAACTATTGTGTTGGTGGTGAG GTCACAACGATGTATCACTTGGATCGCCCTATGTATTTGTTGGGATATCTTGCGAATCAAAGTCGAGTTTATCTTATTGACAAGCAGTTTAA TGTCATTGGCTATACATTACTTCTCAGTTTGATTGAATACAAGACGCTTGTGATGCGTGGGGATTTGGAAAGTGCAAACGAGATTTTACCATCCATACCAAAGGCGCAATATAATAG CGTTGCTCATTTCTTGGAGTCCAGAGGAATGTTGGAGGAGGCTCTTGAGATAGCCACTGATGCTGATTATAAGTTTGATTTGGCTGTGCAGCTTGGAAAATTAGAAATCGCGAAG GATATTGCCGTAGAAGCACAAAGTGAATCGAAGTGGAAGCAGTTGGGTGAGCTTGCCATGTCCACTGGCAAG CTTGAGGCGGCGGAAGAGTGCCTTTTGCAGGCGAAGGATTTAAGTGGCTTGTTATTACTGTACTCCTCTCTTGGAGATGCTGGAGGAATCGAAAAGCTTGCTTCTCTAGCAAAAGAGCACGGGAAAAACAATGTTGCTTTCCTCTGCCTCTTTATGCTTGGTAAATTGGAAAATTGCATACAGTTGCTTGTAGACAG CAATCGTATACCTGAAGCTGCATTAATGGCACGTTCTTATCTTCCCAGCAAAGTTTCAGAGATAGTAGCATTATGGAGAAAAGACCTCATTAAA GTTAATCCTAAAGCTGCAGACTCTCTGGCAGATCCTGCTGAGTATCCAAATTTATTTGAAGACTGGCAGGTTGCACTTACAGTAGAACAGAATGTTGCTGCCCAGAG GGGGCACTATCCTTCTGCTGATGAGTACTTGAACTATGCTGAGAAGTCAGACAGTACTCTTGTGGAAGCTTTCAAAAGGATGCAGGTCattgaagacgaggaagaagtagaTGCACTGGATGAAAGTGGAGAGCCTGATGAAGAG GTAATGGAAGAGAATGAAACGGAGGAAAACACCGATGAAGCTGTCCAAGTTGATACTGATGAACCTGAAGAAACCGTTCTTGTAAATGGGACTGAGG TACTAACCCAACATGATGAGTAG
- the LOC127311346 gene encoding coatomer subunit beta'-1 isoform X2 produces the protein MPLRLEIKRKFAQRSERVKSVDLHPTEPWILASLYSGSVCIWDYQSQTMVKSFETSELPVRSAKFVSRKQWVVAGADDMHIRVYNYNTMDKVKVIDAHTDYIRCVAVHPTLPYVLSSSDDMLIKLWDWDKGWMCTQIFEGHSHYVMQVTFNPKDTNTFASASLDRTTKIWSLGSPDPNFTLDGHQKGVNCVDYFTGGDRPYLITGSDDSTAKVWDYQTKSCVQTLEGHTHNVSAVCFHPELPIIITGSEDGTVRIWHSTTYRLENTLNYGLERVWAVGYMKGSRRMVIGYDEGTIMIKMGREVPVASMDSSGKVIWAKHNEIQTVNIKSVGANFEATDGERLPLAVKELGSCDLYPQNLKHNPNGRFVVVCGDGEYIIYTALAWRNRSFGSALEFAWSSEGEYAIRESTSRIKLFNKSFQEKKTIRPAFSAERIFGGVLLAMCSSDFICFYDWADCRLIRRIDVNVKNVYWADSGDLVAIASDTSFYILKYNRDVVAAYLEGGKPVDEEGAEDAFELLHEVNERVRTGIWVGDCFIYNNSSWRLNYCVGGEVTTMYHLDRPMYLLGYLANQSRVYLIDKQFNVIGYTLLLSLIEYKTLVMRGDLESANEILPSIPKAQYNSVAHFLESRGMLEEALEIATDADYKFDLAVQLGKLEIAKDIAVEAQSESKWKQLGELAMSTGKLEAAEECLLQAKDLSGLLLLYSSLGDAGGIEKLASLAKEHGKNNVAFLCLFMLGKLENCIQLLVDSNRIPEAALMARSYLPSKVSEIVALWRKDLIKVNPKAADSLADPAEYPNLFEDWQVALTVEQNVAAQRGHYPSADEYLNYAEKSDSTLVEAFKRMQVIEDEEEVDALDESGEPDEEVMEENETEENTDEAVQVDTDEPEETVLVNGTEGEEQWVLTQHDE, from the exons ATG CCGCTCAGGTTGGAGATCAAG AGGAAGTTCGCGCAGCGGTCGGAGAGGGTCAAGTCGGTGGATCTGCACCCCACGGAGCCATG GATCCTGGCCAGCTTGTACTCGGGAAGTGTGTGCATCTGGGACTATCAGTCGCAG ACCATGGTGAAATCATTTGAAACTTCAGAGCTGCCAG TGCGGTCGGCAAAATTTGTGTCAAGGAAACAATGGGTTGTAGCTGGTGCAGATGATATGCACATTCGTGTCTACAACTACAATACTATGGACAAAGTTAAAGTTATCGACGCTCATACTGATTACATCAGATGTGTTGCAGTCCATCCAACTCTTCCATATGTGCTTTCATCATCTGATGACATGTTGATAAAGCTGTGGGACTGGGACAAAGGGTGGATGTGCACTCAAATCTTTGAGGGGCATTCACACTATGTCATGCAGGTTACTTTCAATCCTAAGGATACTAACACTTTCGCAAGTGCATCCCTTGACCGCACTACAAAG ATATGGAGTTTGGGTTCTCCAGATCCAAATTTTACCCTTGATGGACATCAAAAGGGTGTGAACTGTGTTGATTACTTTACTGGTGGTGACAGGCCCTATTTGATTACTGGTTCTGATGACTCCACTGCAAAG GTCTGGGATTACCAAACTAAGAGCTGTGTTCAGACACTTGAAGGCCATACACACAACGTTTCTGCTGTTTGTTTCCATCCTGAGCTTCCTATAATCATTACTGGATCTGAAGATGGGACAGTTCGTATCTGGCATTCGACAACTTACAG GCTTGAAAACACGCTAAACTATGGCCTTGAACGAGTCTGGGCTGTTGGATATATGAAGGGATCAAGAAG AATGGTGATTGGTTATGATGAGGGAACTATTATGATTAAAATGGGCCGTGAAGTACCTGTTGCAAGTATGGATAGCAGTGGAAAAGTCATTTGGGCAAAACATAACGAGATACAAACTGTGAATATAAAGAGTGTTGGTGCAAACTTTGAG GCTACAGATGGGGAAAGATTGCCCCTGGCTGTGAAGGAGTTGGGAAGCTGTGATCTTTACCCACAG AACTTGAAGCATAACCCCAACGGCAGATTTGTAGTTGTATGCGGAGATGGTGAATACATAATCTATACAGCACTGGCTTGGAGGAATAGATCATTTGGATCAGCATTAGAGTTCGCTTGGTCATCCGAAGGAGAGTATGCAATCAGAGAAAGTACATCAAGAATAAAGCTTTTCAATAAATCATTCCAG GAGAAGAAAACCATCCGTCCTGCATTCTCTGCAGAGCGAATCTTTGGCGGTGTACTTTTGGCAATGTGTTCTAGTGACTTCATTTGCTTTTATGACTGGGCTGACTGTAGACTAATACGCCGAATTGATGTGAATGTCAAG AATGTCTACTGGGCGGATAGTGGTGACCTAGTTGCAATAGCAAGTGATACATCGTTCTACATCCTGAAGTACAAC AGAGATGTTGTTGCTGCTTATCTAGAAGGTGGAAAGCCTGTGGATGAGGAAGGCGCTGAAGATGCTTTTGAGCTGCTTCATGAGGTCAATGAGCGAGTGCGAACAGGGATCTGGGTTGGAGACTGCTTTATTTATAACAACTCATCTTGGCGCTTAAACTATTGTGTTGGTGGTGAG GTCACAACGATGTATCACTTGGATCGCCCTATGTATTTGTTGGGATATCTTGCGAATCAAAGTCGAGTTTATCTTATTGACAAGCAGTTTAA TGTCATTGGCTATACATTACTTCTCAGTTTGATTGAATACAAGACGCTTGTGATGCGTGGGGATTTGGAAAGTGCAAACGAGATTTTACCATCCATACCAAAGGCGCAATATAATAG CGTTGCTCATTTCTTGGAGTCCAGAGGAATGTTGGAGGAGGCTCTTGAGATAGCCACTGATGCTGATTATAAGTTTGATTTGGCTGTGCAGCTTGGAAAATTAGAAATCGCGAAG GATATTGCCGTAGAAGCACAAAGTGAATCGAAGTGGAAGCAGTTGGGTGAGCTTGCCATGTCCACTGGCAAG CTTGAGGCGGCGGAAGAGTGCCTTTTGCAGGCGAAGGATTTAAGTGGCTTGTTATTACTGTACTCCTCTCTTGGAGATGCTGGAGGAATCGAAAAGCTTGCTTCTCTAGCAAAAGAGCACGGGAAAAACAATGTTGCTTTCCTCTGCCTCTTTATGCTTGGTAAATTGGAAAATTGCATACAGTTGCTTGTAGACAG CAATCGTATACCTGAAGCTGCATTAATGGCACGTTCTTATCTTCCCAGCAAAGTTTCAGAGATAGTAGCATTATGGAGAAAAGACCTCATTAAA GTTAATCCTAAAGCTGCAGACTCTCTGGCAGATCCTGCTGAGTATCCAAATTTATTTGAAGACTGGCAGGTTGCACTTACAGTAGAACAGAATGTTGCTGCCCAGAG GGGGCACTATCCTTCTGCTGATGAGTACTTGAACTATGCTGAGAAGTCAGACAGTACTCTTGTGGAAGCTTTCAAAAGGATGCAGGTCattgaagacgaggaagaagtagaTGCACTGGATGAAAGTGGAGAGCCTGATGAAGAG GTAATGGAAGAGAATGAAACGGAGGAAAACACCGATGAAGCTGTCCAAGTTGATACTGATGAACCTGAAGAAACCGTTCTTGTAAATGGGACTGAGGGTGAGGAACAGTGGG TACTAACCCAACATGATGAGTAG
- the LOC127311346 gene encoding coatomer subunit beta'-1 isoform X1, with protein MPLRLEIKRKFAQRSERVKSVDLHPTEPWILASLYSGSVCIWDYQSQTMVKSFETSELPVRSAKFVSRKQWVVAGADDMHIRVYNYNTMDKVKVIDAHTDYIRCVAVHPTLPYVLSSSDDMLIKLWDWDKGWMCTQIFEGHSHYVMQVTFNPKDTNTFASASLDRTTKIWSLGSPDPNFTLDGHQKGVNCVDYFTGGDRPYLITGSDDSTAKVWDYQTKSCVQTLEGHTHNVSAVCFHPELPIIITGSEDGTVRIWHSTTYRLENTLNYGLERVWAVGYMKGSRRMVIGYDEGTIMIKMGREVPVASMDSSGKVIWAKHNEIQTVNIKSVGANFEATDGERLPLAVKELGSCDLYPQNLKHNPNGRFVVVCGDGEYIIYTALAWRNRSFGSALEFAWSSEGEYAIRESTSRIKLFNKSFQEKKTIRPAFSAERIFGGVLLAMCSSDFICFYDWADCRLIRRIDVNVKNVYWADSGDLVAIASDTSFYILKYNRDVVAAYLEGGKPVDEEGAEDAFELLHEVNERVRTGIWVGDCFIYNNSSWRLNYCVGGEVTTMYHLDRPMYLLGYLANQSRVYLIDKQFNVIGYTLLLSLIEYKTLVMRGDLESANEILPSIPKAQYNSVAHFLESRGMLEEALEIATDADYKFDLAVQLGKLEIAKDIAVEAQSESKWKQLGELAMSTGKLEAAEECLLQAKDLSGLLLLYSSLGDAGGIEKLASLAKEHGKNNVAFLCLFMLGKLENCIQLLVDSNRIPEAALMARSYLPSKVSEIVALWRKDLIKVNPKAADSLADPAEYPNLFEDWQVALTVEQNVAAQRGHYPSADEYLNYAEKSDSTLVEAFKRMQVIEDEEEVDALDESGEPDEEVMEENETEENTDEAVQVDTDEPEETVLVNGTEGEEQWGTNNEGTSPA; from the exons ATG CCGCTCAGGTTGGAGATCAAG AGGAAGTTCGCGCAGCGGTCGGAGAGGGTCAAGTCGGTGGATCTGCACCCCACGGAGCCATG GATCCTGGCCAGCTTGTACTCGGGAAGTGTGTGCATCTGGGACTATCAGTCGCAG ACCATGGTGAAATCATTTGAAACTTCAGAGCTGCCAG TGCGGTCGGCAAAATTTGTGTCAAGGAAACAATGGGTTGTAGCTGGTGCAGATGATATGCACATTCGTGTCTACAACTACAATACTATGGACAAAGTTAAAGTTATCGACGCTCATACTGATTACATCAGATGTGTTGCAGTCCATCCAACTCTTCCATATGTGCTTTCATCATCTGATGACATGTTGATAAAGCTGTGGGACTGGGACAAAGGGTGGATGTGCACTCAAATCTTTGAGGGGCATTCACACTATGTCATGCAGGTTACTTTCAATCCTAAGGATACTAACACTTTCGCAAGTGCATCCCTTGACCGCACTACAAAG ATATGGAGTTTGGGTTCTCCAGATCCAAATTTTACCCTTGATGGACATCAAAAGGGTGTGAACTGTGTTGATTACTTTACTGGTGGTGACAGGCCCTATTTGATTACTGGTTCTGATGACTCCACTGCAAAG GTCTGGGATTACCAAACTAAGAGCTGTGTTCAGACACTTGAAGGCCATACACACAACGTTTCTGCTGTTTGTTTCCATCCTGAGCTTCCTATAATCATTACTGGATCTGAAGATGGGACAGTTCGTATCTGGCATTCGACAACTTACAG GCTTGAAAACACGCTAAACTATGGCCTTGAACGAGTCTGGGCTGTTGGATATATGAAGGGATCAAGAAG AATGGTGATTGGTTATGATGAGGGAACTATTATGATTAAAATGGGCCGTGAAGTACCTGTTGCAAGTATGGATAGCAGTGGAAAAGTCATTTGGGCAAAACATAACGAGATACAAACTGTGAATATAAAGAGTGTTGGTGCAAACTTTGAG GCTACAGATGGGGAAAGATTGCCCCTGGCTGTGAAGGAGTTGGGAAGCTGTGATCTTTACCCACAG AACTTGAAGCATAACCCCAACGGCAGATTTGTAGTTGTATGCGGAGATGGTGAATACATAATCTATACAGCACTGGCTTGGAGGAATAGATCATTTGGATCAGCATTAGAGTTCGCTTGGTCATCCGAAGGAGAGTATGCAATCAGAGAAAGTACATCAAGAATAAAGCTTTTCAATAAATCATTCCAG GAGAAGAAAACCATCCGTCCTGCATTCTCTGCAGAGCGAATCTTTGGCGGTGTACTTTTGGCAATGTGTTCTAGTGACTTCATTTGCTTTTATGACTGGGCTGACTGTAGACTAATACGCCGAATTGATGTGAATGTCAAG AATGTCTACTGGGCGGATAGTGGTGACCTAGTTGCAATAGCAAGTGATACATCGTTCTACATCCTGAAGTACAAC AGAGATGTTGTTGCTGCTTATCTAGAAGGTGGAAAGCCTGTGGATGAGGAAGGCGCTGAAGATGCTTTTGAGCTGCTTCATGAGGTCAATGAGCGAGTGCGAACAGGGATCTGGGTTGGAGACTGCTTTATTTATAACAACTCATCTTGGCGCTTAAACTATTGTGTTGGTGGTGAG GTCACAACGATGTATCACTTGGATCGCCCTATGTATTTGTTGGGATATCTTGCGAATCAAAGTCGAGTTTATCTTATTGACAAGCAGTTTAA TGTCATTGGCTATACATTACTTCTCAGTTTGATTGAATACAAGACGCTTGTGATGCGTGGGGATTTGGAAAGTGCAAACGAGATTTTACCATCCATACCAAAGGCGCAATATAATAG CGTTGCTCATTTCTTGGAGTCCAGAGGAATGTTGGAGGAGGCTCTTGAGATAGCCACTGATGCTGATTATAAGTTTGATTTGGCTGTGCAGCTTGGAAAATTAGAAATCGCGAAG GATATTGCCGTAGAAGCACAAAGTGAATCGAAGTGGAAGCAGTTGGGTGAGCTTGCCATGTCCACTGGCAAG CTTGAGGCGGCGGAAGAGTGCCTTTTGCAGGCGAAGGATTTAAGTGGCTTGTTATTACTGTACTCCTCTCTTGGAGATGCTGGAGGAATCGAAAAGCTTGCTTCTCTAGCAAAAGAGCACGGGAAAAACAATGTTGCTTTCCTCTGCCTCTTTATGCTTGGTAAATTGGAAAATTGCATACAGTTGCTTGTAGACAG CAATCGTATACCTGAAGCTGCATTAATGGCACGTTCTTATCTTCCCAGCAAAGTTTCAGAGATAGTAGCATTATGGAGAAAAGACCTCATTAAA GTTAATCCTAAAGCTGCAGACTCTCTGGCAGATCCTGCTGAGTATCCAAATTTATTTGAAGACTGGCAGGTTGCACTTACAGTAGAACAGAATGTTGCTGCCCAGAG GGGGCACTATCCTTCTGCTGATGAGTACTTGAACTATGCTGAGAAGTCAGACAGTACTCTTGTGGAAGCTTTCAAAAGGATGCAGGTCattgaagacgaggaagaagtagaTGCACTGGATGAAAGTGGAGAGCCTGATGAAGAG GTAATGGAAGAGAATGAAACGGAGGAAAACACCGATGAAGCTGTCCAAGTTGATACTGATGAACCTGAAGAAACCGTTCTTGTAAATGGGACTGAGGGTGAGGAACAGTGGGGTACGAACAATGAAGGAACTTCGCCAGCCTAA